Proteins encoded within one genomic window of Actinoplanes octamycinicus:
- a CDS encoding TetR/AcrR family transcriptional regulator produces the protein MTGHQEPVIWLRRERAAGGRPAERSRAEITAAAVRLADQEGLEAVSMRRVAGLLGTGAASLYRYVATRDDLLDLMIDSTATEYQLVAPSGDWQTDLLALARQARDIMRRHRWLPALVIGRPALGPHGTDLLEHVLEILDDHPAEPARKLEAFALLSGVTALFVQSETAATSAARHSAYLRHAAASGHHPHIAALVAATPSKPQPSEPFATVLAGALAGVLGSPTDHV, from the coding sequence GTGACCGGGCACCAGGAACCGGTGATCTGGCTACGCCGGGAACGCGCCGCGGGCGGCAGACCGGCCGAACGCAGCCGCGCCGAGATCACCGCGGCCGCGGTACGGCTGGCGGACCAAGAGGGCCTGGAAGCCGTTTCGATGCGGCGCGTCGCCGGTCTACTCGGCACCGGGGCGGCGTCGCTGTACCGGTACGTCGCCACCCGCGACGACCTGCTCGACCTGATGATCGACAGCACGGCCACCGAGTACCAGTTGGTCGCGCCCAGCGGCGACTGGCAGACCGACCTGCTCGCCCTCGCCCGGCAGGCCCGCGACATCATGCGCCGGCACCGATGGCTGCCCGCCCTAGTCATCGGCCGACCGGCGCTGGGACCACACGGGACCGATTTGCTCGAGCACGTTCTCGAAATCCTCGACGACCATCCCGCCGAGCCGGCCCGCAAACTCGAAGCGTTCGCCCTCCTCAGCGGCGTGACCGCGCTGTTCGTCCAGAGCGAGACGGCCGCCACCAGCGCCGCACGCCATAGCGCATACCTCCGCCACGCCGCCGCATCGGGGCACCACCCGCACATCGCCGCCCTGGTCGCCGCCACCCCGAGCAAGCCACAGCCGTCGGAGCCTTTCGCCACCGTGCTCGCCGGCGCCCTGGCCGGCGTGCTCGGCTCTCCAACGGATCACGTTTGA
- a CDS encoding GNAT family N-acetyltransferase, with product MAPTDIATRIRRATSQDTTKIARILAAAFLDGDLADWLEPDRTVRRRIYPDYFTMLAEHATAHGHVHLIDQGAAAVWYDITDQPIAPITDYDQRLAAITGTALPRFQALDEAMRRHHPHGRPHTYLALIAVRPGEQGHRLGSTLLQHQHSQLDQQHRPAYLEATGQRNSALYQRYGYERLTPYPIVPGGPNLYPMWRPPT from the coding sequence ATGGCACCCACTGACATCGCCACCCGCATCCGCCGCGCCACCAGCCAGGACACCACCAAGATCGCTCGGATCCTCGCGGCCGCGTTCCTCGACGGCGACCTCGCCGACTGGCTCGAACCCGACCGCACGGTACGCCGCCGCATCTACCCCGACTACTTCACCATGCTCGCCGAACACGCCACCGCACACGGACACGTCCACCTCATCGACCAGGGCGCCGCCGCGGTCTGGTACGACATCACCGACCAGCCCATCGCCCCGATCACCGACTACGACCAGCGGCTCGCCGCGATCACCGGCACCGCCCTGCCCCGCTTCCAAGCCCTCGACGAAGCGATGCGGCGACACCATCCCCACGGCAGACCACACACCTACCTGGCCCTAATCGCCGTGCGACCCGGCGAGCAAGGCCACCGGCTCGGCAGCACGCTGCTGCAGCACCAGCACAGCCAGCTTGACCAGCAGCACCGGCCCGCCTACCTGGAAGCAACCGGACAGCGCAACAGCGCTCTCTACCAGCGGTACGGCTATGAGCGGCTCACCCCGTACCCGATCGTTCCGGGTGGCCCGAACCTGTACCCGATGTGGCGGCCCCCGACCTGA
- a CDS encoding alpha/beta hydrolase family protein, producing MGTADVEDCAAVAEYLIASGRTGAGQVFITGASAGGYTALQAVSRRSVFSGAVARSAIIDPHRWQRAAPRWQRPHAAELTGPAGAVRADWIERPVLLIHGSDDHVAPLSEVSQLADALEARGAAHRLLVVSARHSLSAQQAAAEVLEAELEFYLEHLAG from the coding sequence ATGGGGACGGCGGACGTGGAGGACTGCGCCGCTGTAGCCGAGTATCTAATCGCATCAGGGCGTACTGGGGCCGGGCAAGTGTTCATCACCGGTGCCAGCGCCGGCGGGTACACCGCTCTGCAGGCTGTGTCGCGGCGATCGGTCTTCTCAGGCGCTGTGGCGCGCTCGGCAATCATCGATCCGCACCGGTGGCAACGGGCCGCGCCGCGCTGGCAACGACCGCATGCCGCTGAACTGACCGGTCCAGCGGGCGCCGTGCGAGCCGACTGGATCGAGCGGCCGGTGTTGCTGATCCACGGGAGTGACGACCACGTCGCTCCGCTGAGCGAGGTGAGCCAACTCGCTGACGCTTTGGAGGCTCGTGGTGCTGCGCACCGACTACTTGTCGTCAGCGCTCGCCACTCGCTGTCAGCTCAGCAGGCCGCAGCGGAGGTGCTGGAGGCCGAGCTCGAGTTCTACCTTGAACACCTTGCGGGCTGA
- a CDS encoding zinc finger domain-containing protein: MRAGDQQIHPFAVSCPACGAGIGQQCTNRIARRPFLRTGQVHESRRRPAIALVVTR; this comes from the coding sequence ATGCGCGCCGGCGATCAGCAGATCCACCCGTTCGCGGTGAGCTGTCCGGCGTGCGGCGCCGGCATCGGCCAGCAATGCACCAACCGGATCGCCCGGCGCCCGTTCCTGAGAACCGGCCAGGTTCACGAGAGCCGGCGGCGGCCGGCCATTGCTCTGGTGGTGACACGGTGA
- a CDS encoding alpha/beta fold hydrolase, with protein sequence MFAYAVREFEGPQTMTQYARNGEIRIAVEDLGGAGGHPLLLVMGLGTSRFWWPDGLAAELVRRGFHVAAYDQRDAGQSTHLPAARHTGPPVAALLRRSPSAYTAEDLTDDAIAVLDAFGWQRAHLFGHSMGGLVAQRIAIRHPGRVLSLTSSAAVPSDARGLRVLRYLHVAPLVKFARLHYPATPEGDLGLAVALARILAASGQRITEDDVRDLVAKEAAHQVTSFRDAKAQSRQIGAAWSGGPLRRITAPALVLHGAQDPLVRPGAARDIAAAVPSARLRIVPDAGHFLSRDLWSVYADEVHALAGRLPTRPTG encoded by the coding sequence GTGTTCGCGTACGCTGTTCGCGAATTTGAAGGGCCGCAGACGATGACGCAGTACGCACGTAACGGCGAGATCCGGATCGCCGTCGAAGACCTCGGCGGGGCCGGAGGCCATCCGCTGTTGCTGGTCATGGGCTTGGGCACGTCCCGCTTCTGGTGGCCCGACGGCTTGGCCGCCGAGCTGGTCCGCCGCGGCTTTCACGTCGCCGCCTACGACCAGCGCGACGCCGGGCAGTCCACCCACCTGCCCGCCGCCCGGCACACTGGCCCACCGGTTGCGGCCCTGCTGCGCCGCTCACCGTCGGCCTACACTGCCGAGGACCTCACCGATGACGCGATCGCCGTTCTCGATGCCTTCGGCTGGCAACGCGCGCACCTTTTTGGCCATTCGATGGGCGGTCTCGTCGCCCAGCGCATTGCGATCCGCCACCCCGGCCGGGTACTCAGTCTGACCAGCTCCGCGGCCGTTCCCAGCGACGCCCGCGGCTTGCGCGTCCTGCGCTATCTGCACGTCGCGCCGTTGGTCAAGTTCGCACGCCTGCACTACCCCGCCACCCCGGAAGGCGACCTTGGCCTCGCCGTAGCCCTCGCCCGGATCCTCGCCGCCTCCGGCCAGCGCATCACCGAAGACGACGTACGCGATCTCGTCGCCAAGGAGGCCGCACACCAGGTCACCAGCTTCCGCGACGCCAAGGCGCAAAGCCGCCAGATCGGCGCCGCATGGTCCGGTGGCCCACTGCGCAGGATCACGGCACCCGCCCTGGTCCTGCACGGCGCGCAGGATCCGCTGGTCCGCCCGGGCGCCGCCCGGGACATCGCCGCCGCCGTGCCCTCCGCCCGGCTGCGCATCGTGCCCGACGCCGGCCACTTCCTTTCCCGCGATCTCTGGAGCGTCTACGCCGACGAGGTGCACGCCCTCGCCGGCCGCCTACCGACACGACCCACCGGCTGA
- a CDS encoding helix-turn-helix domain-containing protein produces MTSPDENLFGMRLRALRERSGKSRAVLAGLVGRSPDWVKHLETGRIMQPRLPMLIHLAEALDVDDLSDLTGTPGIPLSSTTKAAVTGTDVVTAALLKPITSAYHAIPVAELVGRVDMAWQTWHRTSTERTAIAGVLPDLVAVARATVLAANGLDQRRARVELARVYHLVQLLNAYQPAEQLSWLSADRAFSAAQEADDPVAVAIAAWYYAHLYRSSGQTDLAVDVLTDALGQLEPGELPDTRAVWGQVHLGLALAHAKAGRAGAAWRHWDTAADVARSLGSTYHHPWLMYGVTAVDIYRVTIETDLARFGEAEQAAKKVALRTLPSHTRRAFFLIEQARQRRSQKDDVGVLYHLAKALRESHDTTKHHPVARAAVAELVDRPGVVGEDARELALVIGLGGDGGYVG; encoded by the coding sequence ATGACCAGTCCGGACGAGAACCTCTTCGGTATGCGGCTGCGCGCCCTGCGCGAACGCTCCGGCAAGTCCCGGGCGGTCTTGGCTGGGTTGGTCGGCCGGTCACCGGACTGGGTCAAGCACCTGGAGACCGGACGGATCATGCAGCCCCGACTTCCGATGCTGATCCATCTCGCCGAGGCCCTCGACGTCGACGACCTGTCCGACCTGACCGGCACTCCAGGAATTCCGCTGAGCAGTACCACCAAGGCTGCGGTGACCGGAACAGATGTGGTCACCGCGGCGCTGCTTAAGCCGATCACGTCCGCGTACCATGCGATCCCCGTCGCTGAGCTGGTCGGCCGCGTGGACATGGCGTGGCAAACCTGGCACCGAACTTCGACCGAGCGAACCGCGATCGCTGGCGTGTTGCCCGACCTGGTCGCCGTCGCCCGGGCCACCGTGCTGGCGGCTAACGGCCTTGATCAGCGTCGGGCCCGTGTCGAGCTGGCCCGGGTGTACCACTTGGTGCAGCTGCTCAACGCGTACCAGCCGGCCGAGCAACTGTCCTGGCTCAGCGCGGACCGGGCGTTCAGCGCGGCGCAGGAGGCTGACGATCCGGTCGCAGTGGCGATCGCCGCCTGGTACTACGCGCACCTCTACCGCTCCAGCGGCCAGACCGACCTTGCGGTCGACGTCCTCACCGACGCGCTTGGTCAGCTCGAACCCGGCGAGCTACCGGACACCCGCGCGGTATGGGGGCAGGTGCACCTCGGCCTGGCGCTCGCACACGCGAAGGCGGGCCGGGCCGGCGCCGCCTGGCGGCACTGGGATACGGCGGCCGACGTGGCTCGCAGCCTCGGCAGCACCTACCACCATCCCTGGCTGATGTACGGCGTCACCGCAGTGGACATCTACCGGGTGACGATCGAAACGGACTTGGCCCGGTTCGGGGAGGCCGAGCAGGCCGCCAAGAAGGTCGCCCTGCGAACGCTGCCGTCCCACACTCGCAGAGCATTCTTCTTGATCGAGCAAGCCCGTCAGCGCCGGTCGCAGAAGGACGACGTCGGCGTGCTCTACCACCTGGCCAAGGCACTGCGAGAGTCCCACGACACCACCAAGCACCACCCGGTGGCCCGGGCGGCAGTGGCCGAACTGGTCGACCGGCCCGGCGTGGTCGGTGAGGATGCCCGCGAACTCGCGTTGGTGATCGGGTTGGGTGGCGACGGGGGATACGTCGGCTAG
- a CDS encoding HNH endonuclease family protein has protein sequence MRRTWHLVAAIITGTLGAAVITGPAATTPPAIPSKATAQSQLNALTVAAEANAGTYDRNLFPHWITISGSCDTRETVLKRDGTNVTTTSTRSATAGSWYSPYDGATWTAASDVDIDHIVPLAEAWRSGASTWTTSRRQSFTNDLTRPQLIAVTDNVNQAKGDQDPSTWQPPRTAYRCTYAKMWITVKHYWALKLQSSEKTALQTMLNTCTT, from the coding sequence ATGCGCCGTACCTGGCACCTTGTCGCCGCGATCATCACCGGAACCCTCGGCGCCGCGGTTATCACCGGCCCGGCCGCCACCACCCCGCCCGCAATCCCCAGCAAAGCGACCGCGCAGAGCCAGCTCAACGCACTGACCGTCGCCGCCGAAGCCAACGCCGGCACCTATGACCGGAACCTGTTCCCGCACTGGATCACCATCTCCGGCAGCTGCGACACCCGCGAAACAGTCCTCAAACGCGACGGCACCAACGTCACCACCACCTCCACCCGCTCGGCCACCGCCGGCAGCTGGTACTCCCCGTACGACGGCGCGACCTGGACCGCCGCCTCCGACGTCGACATCGACCACATCGTTCCGCTGGCCGAAGCATGGCGCTCCGGCGCCAGCACCTGGACCACCAGCCGCCGGCAATCCTTCACCAACGACCTCACCCGGCCCCAGCTGATCGCCGTCACAGACAACGTCAACCAAGCCAAAGGCGACCAGGACCCGTCCACCTGGCAGCCCCCACGAACCGCCTACCGCTGCACCTACGCCAAGATGTGGATCACGGTGAAGCACTACTGGGCTCTAAAGCTGCAGTCGTCGGAGAAGACCGCCCTGCAGACCATGCTCAACACCTGCACCACCTGA
- a CDS encoding GOLPH3/VPS74 family protein: protein MPDPWEHSDPRPSVSPGRHAAGPTPSGYPPQPVFDQAASRQTQQLPTVEAPYAAVPGHPAASSQRYSPAPARKTSWPLLADDLFRLAHDGARLRVDRDLAGAGLACAVIAELAVTGHVTVDNDLLVVTDQRPPQEALAHTVLTEIASQPQPLPVLDWLRYLSARPTAPTTGRADIYHQVAQRLVRSGDLLEVPRRRLLFGPPRVVYEPTSNNRAYWACARLNTAAEHGRELDEFDRVLVGLCLSTGVYQRVFSSPAHVIDRLCQDSRRTRHPVPDLLRHLDRLVSNTITVGV from the coding sequence TTGCCTGATCCGTGGGAACACTCCGATCCGCGCCCGTCGGTGTCACCGGGTCGGCACGCCGCCGGCCCCACCCCGTCCGGCTACCCGCCGCAGCCGGTCTTCGACCAGGCCGCGTCGAGACAGACGCAGCAGCTGCCGACCGTGGAGGCGCCCTATGCCGCGGTACCCGGCCATCCGGCCGCCTCCTCCCAGCGCTACAGCCCGGCACCGGCGCGGAAGACGTCGTGGCCGTTGCTGGCCGACGACCTGTTCCGTCTGGCCCATGACGGTGCCCGGCTGCGCGTCGACCGGGACCTCGCCGGTGCCGGGCTGGCCTGTGCGGTGATCGCCGAGCTGGCGGTCACCGGGCATGTCACGGTCGACAACGACCTTCTGGTCGTCACCGATCAGCGGCCGCCGCAGGAGGCGCTCGCGCACACCGTCCTGACCGAGATCGCGAGCCAGCCGCAGCCGTTGCCGGTGCTGGATTGGCTGCGCTACCTGTCCGCCCGCCCCACCGCGCCCACCACGGGCCGGGCTGACATCTACCACCAGGTGGCGCAGCGGCTCGTGCGGTCCGGTGACCTCCTTGAGGTGCCCCGCCGGCGGCTGCTGTTCGGGCCGCCGCGGGTCGTCTACGAGCCGACCAGCAACAACCGGGCGTACTGGGCCTGCGCGCGGTTGAACACCGCCGCCGAGCACGGACGCGAGCTCGACGAGTTCGATCGGGTGCTGGTCGGGTTGTGCCTGTCCACCGGCGTGTACCAGCGGGTGTTCAGCAGCCCGGCTCATGTGATCGACCGGCTCTGCCAGGACAGCCGACGCACCCGGCACCCGGTCCCCGACCTGCTGCGTCACCTCGACCGGCTGGTCAGCAACACCATCACGGTCGGCGTCTGA
- a CDS encoding GNAT family N-acetyltransferase codes for MTPIVRQIAEADWAGIVELERQAYRKLGLSENPAVLRSRAATSPATSMVAEIGGELAGYLIALPYPPGGCPDLIHPETAAHESANLHLHDLVTDTRWRGRGLGGLLLDRLVRRGRDRACTEISLVAVGQSRRFWQNRGFVARPGVPLAPGYRAPATYMTRHLDREG; via the coding sequence ATGACACCCATCGTCAGGCAGATCGCCGAGGCCGACTGGGCGGGCATCGTGGAGCTGGAGCGGCAGGCGTACCGAAAACTGGGGCTATCGGAGAATCCGGCAGTGCTGCGATCGCGGGCCGCGACCTCGCCGGCCACCTCGATGGTCGCCGAGATCGGCGGTGAGCTGGCCGGATATCTGATCGCGCTGCCCTACCCGCCGGGCGGCTGCCCGGATCTCATCCACCCCGAGACGGCCGCGCACGAGTCGGCCAACCTGCACCTGCACGACCTGGTGACCGATACCCGGTGGCGCGGCCGGGGGCTGGGCGGGCTGCTGCTCGATCGCCTGGTGCGGCGTGGCCGGGACCGCGCGTGCACGGAGATCTCCCTGGTGGCGGTGGGGCAGAGCCGCCGGTTCTGGCAGAACCGGGGCTTCGTCGCCCGGCCGGGCGTGCCGCTCGCACCCGGTTACCGCGCGCCGGCCACCTACATGACCCGCCACCTGGACAGGGAGGGCTGA
- a CDS encoding MFS transporter, with product MSFVSDPFHRSRIAIGALFCFLGFQYGTWVSRVPELRDRLSLDEQRVGLLLLAPGAGAAVSFAAVAWLIRRLGSDRLARLAAVALLAVLAALPAAGTFPVAVAILLADGVAVACLNVAMNAQAAALETRYDRTAMAGLHAVFSGGVLAAALVAAAVTTLSRALPVHFLLAGLILLLLLAAARTGLLPAEAQAVRPATGDRERRRWLVPSLLTLTLSAAMVLGELTEGAMNDWSALYLRDVVHTAPQLAPLGVAVVSAVMLVARVFADRWRRRWGDKRVVLAGAVVAAGGLGAALVLGGLITALAGFACVGLGMAAVTPCLYVAAARAGSRTLSLVASAGTAGLLAGPPVIGFVAHRAGLVWGMGVVVLATLMLAAVLAPIRWPAEERAEAEPEPAR from the coding sequence ATGTCTTTCGTCAGTGATCCGTTCCACCGATCGCGGATCGCGATCGGCGCGCTTTTCTGCTTTCTCGGTTTTCAGTACGGCACCTGGGTGTCGCGAGTCCCCGAGCTGCGCGACCGCCTGAGCCTGGACGAGCAGCGGGTCGGCTTGCTGCTGCTGGCGCCCGGAGCCGGTGCGGCCGTCTCGTTCGCCGCCGTCGCCTGGCTGATCCGGCGGCTGGGCTCCGATCGCCTGGCCCGCCTTGCGGCGGTGGCCCTGCTCGCCGTGCTGGCCGCGTTGCCCGCGGCCGGGACGTTCCCGGTCGCCGTGGCGATCCTGCTCGCCGACGGGGTCGCCGTCGCCTGCCTGAACGTGGCCATGAACGCCCAGGCGGCCGCGCTGGAGACCCGCTATGACAGAACGGCGATGGCCGGGCTGCACGCGGTCTTCAGCGGGGGAGTGCTCGCCGCCGCGCTGGTCGCTGCGGCGGTGACCACGCTGAGCCGGGCCCTGCCGGTGCACTTTCTGCTCGCCGGTCTGATCCTGCTGCTGTTGCTGGCCGCCGCGCGGACCGGCCTGCTCCCCGCGGAGGCTCAGGCGGTACGGCCCGCCACCGGCGACCGGGAACGCCGGCGCTGGCTCGTCCCCTCCCTGCTGACCCTGACGCTGAGCGCGGCGATGGTGCTCGGCGAGCTGACCGAGGGTGCCATGAACGACTGGTCGGCGCTCTACCTGCGCGACGTGGTGCACACCGCCCCGCAGCTGGCGCCGCTCGGGGTCGCCGTGGTGTCCGCGGTGATGCTGGTCGCCAGGGTGTTCGCCGACCGGTGGCGGCGGCGGTGGGGCGACAAGCGGGTGGTGCTGGCCGGTGCCGTGGTGGCCGCCGGTGGACTCGGCGCCGCGTTGGTGCTCGGTGGCCTGATCACCGCGCTGGCCGGGTTCGCCTGCGTCGGGCTCGGCATGGCGGCCGTGACACCGTGCCTCTACGTCGCCGCGGCCCGGGCCGGCTCGCGAACGCTCAGCCTGGTGGCGTCGGCGGGAACCGCCGGTCTGCTGGCCGGGCCGCCGGTGATCGGTTTCGTCGCGCACCGGGCCGGGCTGGTCTGGGGGATGGGAGTGGTCGTGCTGGCCACGCTGATGCTGGCCGCCGTGCTGGCGCCGATCCGCTGGCCGGCAGAGGAACGCGCCGAGGCCGAACCCGAGCCGGCCCGGTGA
- a CDS encoding type III PLP-dependent enzyme codes for MTLRTALAGATEDQLLLDLAGIENRYHALTRELPGLRVRFAVKACPADEVLAVLAANGAGFDAASPGEIGQALRTGVGPDRIHYGNTIKSDHDIAAAYRLGIRDFATDTVADVRAIAAHAPGSRVFCRLATSGAGALWGLSDKFGCTTGEAVTALCAAADHGLVPAGLSLHVGSQQTGTRAWRAAFATLTTTIRALDRRGIHLDHVNLGGGLPAEGYLDRRGRPRVAHTGAMLAAITAGMRRLREIAPAPLELVMEPGRHLVADHGAIRAHVVRLTSRRHRDGSRRQWLFLSCGRFNGLYETDQLRYRLEFPDHGGERLTPAVIAGPTCDSDDVLAVDHPVPSGLRSGDPVWIFSTGAYSLSYATRGFNGFDALPHRALGDDLAPAGRERMPTA; via the coding sequence ATGACGTTGCGCACCGCACTCGCCGGGGCGACCGAGGACCAGCTGCTGCTCGACCTGGCCGGGATCGAGAACCGCTATCACGCGTTGACGCGCGAGCTGCCCGGGCTGCGGGTCCGCTTCGCGGTCAAGGCCTGCCCGGCCGACGAGGTGCTCGCCGTGCTGGCCGCGAACGGCGCCGGGTTCGATGCGGCGAGCCCCGGCGAGATCGGCCAGGCACTGCGCACCGGGGTGGGTCCGGACCGGATCCACTACGGCAACACCATCAAGTCGGATCACGACATCGCCGCCGCGTACCGGCTCGGCATCCGCGACTTCGCCACCGACACAGTGGCCGACGTGCGCGCCATCGCGGCGCACGCGCCCGGGTCACGGGTGTTCTGCCGGCTGGCCACCAGCGGCGCGGGCGCGCTGTGGGGGCTGAGCGACAAATTCGGGTGCACGACCGGCGAGGCGGTCACCGCCCTGTGCGCGGCCGCCGACCATGGGCTGGTCCCGGCCGGGCTGTCGCTGCACGTCGGCTCCCAGCAGACCGGCACCCGCGCCTGGCGAGCGGCGTTCGCCACCCTCACCACGACGATCCGCGCGCTTGACCGCCGCGGCATCCACCTCGACCACGTCAACCTCGGCGGTGGCCTGCCGGCCGAGGGTTATCTGGACCGGCGCGGGCGGCCCCGGGTGGCGCACACCGGCGCCATGCTGGCGGCGATCACGGCCGGGATGCGGCGGCTGCGCGAGATTGCGCCCGCCCCGCTGGAGCTGGTCATGGAACCCGGCCGGCACCTGGTCGCCGACCATGGCGCGATCCGGGCGCACGTGGTCCGGCTGACCAGCCGGCGGCACCGCGACGGCAGCCGGCGGCAATGGCTTTTCCTGAGCTGCGGCCGATTCAATGGCCTGTACGAGACGGACCAGCTGCGCTACCGGCTGGAGTTCCCGGACCACGGCGGCGAGCGGCTGACCCCCGCGGTGATCGCCGGACCGACCTGCGACAGCGACGATGTCCTCGCGGTAGATCACCCGGTGCCCAGTGGGCTGCGATCCGGCGATCCGGTCTGGATCTTCTCCACCGGCGCCTACTCGCTCAGCTACGCGACCCGGGGCTTCAACGGCTTCGACGCGCTGCCGCACCGGGCGCTCGGCGATGACCTCGCGCCGGCCGGGCGGGAGAGGATGCCGACGGCATGA
- a CDS encoding APC family permease — MSYPSRTRPVNTVEQTLAAGRLGVWPVVFMVMAAAAPLTVIAGGATTGWAVTGVIGIPVGYLLVALVLGVFSVGYVAMSRQVVNSGAFYTYVTHGLGRIPGVGASAIAVVAYNAMQIGLYGGLGVVTAAFVDAHTGWGTPWWLWALTGWVLVAVLGVRRIDLNGRVLAVLLIAEIAVAVVLAGVHVTHPAAGHVDLTAITPAQLLTPGIGAVLVTAITGFVGFEGTAVFSEESRDPQRTVRRATYLALAIIGVLYSLCALAMTVAVGPDAIVAAATEHGTELIFDLAAPYLPSLLLIVGHLLFITSLFAALLSFHNTCARYFFALGREGVLPRALARTSVRSRSPKVASLTQSVIAIAVLCAYAYAGWDPMINLFFWITVTGGLGVLILMFVTSIAVAAYFLHPDNRIGVGAGRGLLAPVVAAGALGWILYLTVQQFNVLLGVAPTSPWRWIFPGGFAIAALLGMLWALCLRGARPRVYAVIGAGATRPLMDATSQPATPSGRWDA, encoded by the coding sequence GTGTCCTATCCCTCTCGAACCCGGCCGGTGAACACCGTCGAGCAGACCCTGGCCGCGGGCCGGCTCGGTGTATGGCCAGTCGTTTTCATGGTGATGGCCGCCGCCGCGCCGCTGACCGTCATCGCCGGCGGTGCCACCACCGGCTGGGCCGTCACTGGCGTGATCGGCATCCCGGTCGGCTATCTGCTCGTTGCCCTGGTCCTGGGTGTCTTCTCGGTCGGCTACGTGGCGATGTCCCGCCAGGTCGTCAACTCCGGCGCCTTCTACACCTACGTCACCCACGGCCTCGGCCGAATCCCCGGCGTCGGAGCCTCAGCGATCGCGGTCGTGGCCTACAACGCGATGCAGATCGGTCTCTACGGCGGCTTGGGCGTGGTCACCGCCGCGTTCGTCGACGCGCACACCGGCTGGGGTACGCCGTGGTGGCTGTGGGCGCTGACCGGCTGGGTCCTGGTCGCCGTGCTCGGGGTCCGGCGGATTGATTTGAACGGCCGGGTCCTGGCCGTCCTGCTGATCGCGGAGATCGCCGTCGCGGTTGTGCTCGCCGGCGTGCACGTCACTCATCCGGCCGCAGGCCACGTCGACCTCACGGCCATCACCCCGGCGCAGCTGCTCACCCCTGGGATCGGCGCGGTTTTGGTCACGGCGATCACCGGCTTCGTGGGCTTCGAAGGCACGGCCGTGTTCTCTGAGGAGTCCAGGGATCCGCAGCGCACCGTCCGCCGAGCCACCTACCTCGCCTTGGCGATCATCGGCGTGCTCTACAGCCTGTGCGCGCTGGCCATGACCGTCGCGGTCGGTCCGGACGCGATTGTGGCCGCCGCGACCGAGCACGGCACCGAACTGATCTTCGACCTGGCCGCCCCGTATCTGCCGTCGCTCCTGCTCATCGTCGGGCATCTGCTGTTCATCACCAGCTTGTTCGCCGCCCTCCTGTCGTTCCACAACACCTGCGCCCGCTACTTCTTCGCCCTCGGCCGCGAAGGCGTCCTACCCCGAGCGCTCGCCCGCACCAGCGTCCGCTCCCGCTCGCCCAAGGTCGCATCGCTCACCCAAAGCGTCATCGCGATCGCAGTGCTCTGCGCCTACGCCTACGCCGGCTGGGACCCGATGATCAACCTGTTCTTCTGGATCACCGTGACCGGTGGGCTCGGCGTCCTGATCCTCATGTTCGTCACCTCGATCGCGGTCGCCGCCTACTTCCTGCACCCCGACAACCGCATCGGGGTCGGCGCCGGCCGCGGCCTGCTCGCGCCGGTCGTGGCCGCCGGGGCACTGGGCTGGATCCTCTACCTGACCGTGCAGCAGTTCAACGTGCTGCTCGGCGTCGCCCCGACCTCACCCTGGCGGTGGATCTTCCCCGGCGGATTCGCGATCGCCGCGCTGCTCGGCATGCTGTGGGCGCTCTGCCTACGCGGCGCCCGGCCCCGCGTCTACGCCGTCATCGGCGCCGGCGCCACCAGGCCGCTGATGGACGCCACCAGCCAGCCGGCCACCCCGAGCGGCCGGTGGGACGCCTGA